One Glutamicibacter halophytocola DNA segment encodes these proteins:
- a CDS encoding WXG100 family type VII secretion target, which produces MSTFSTNTGEMQVKSQAVMNTIDRLRHEVSTMQMNLDQLQSTWQGSAAASFQSIVAEWRSTHVQIEEALSSIASALNHASMQYEEVEQVNTSLFRY; this is translated from the coding sequence GTGAGCACGTTCTCCACTAATACCGGCGAGATGCAGGTTAAGTCCCAGGCAGTCATGAATACCATTGATCGATTGCGCCACGAGGTCTCGACCATGCAGATGAATCTGGACCAATTGCAAAGCACCTGGCAAGGTTCAGCAGCCGCTTCATTCCAGTCCATCGTTGCCGAATGGCGTTCCACGCACGTGCAGATCGAAGAGGCGCTCAGCAGCATCGCCAGCGCCTTGAATCATGCCTCGATGCAGTACGAGGAAGTTGAACAGGTCAACACGTCGCTGTTCCGATACTGA
- a CDS encoding sensor histidine kinase yields the protein MRTKLVTVMLGLMIIAIFATALSSSHTLKISMTNQIDDQLNASWPTMAYGLNKAYVNSLDDNDGSDGNGDFDPTLLGLNSSYADIRDEEGKIVYIMPRSRVSPSSTSDLPLLNPQQIEQLAATPLVPSTVPGSFPTSSGWRTMMVPLESSNLNLFLALPLDTVNSTVRQTAVLVLSTGLLAALVMSMIAYGLTGRSLQPLNNVERTASMIAAGDLSQRVKDYPSETEVGRLSRSLNAMLAQIEKAFHDREASERKMRRFIQDASHELRTPLVTIQGYSEFYRYGGLADPEAMDSAMGRIEAESKRMARLVEDLLMLARLDEQRPMEKQPVDLLVLGQDAVEDTKVRAPDRAVKLVGLTSDRPSPASTVGDDARIRQIIANLLTNALRYTPEGTPLEIAVGVRSLVAGAMDAVIEIRDHGPGIPEEDAKRIFERFYRADSSRQRETGGSGLGLAIVAAIVQQHGGSVALAETAGGGATMSISLPYVPLIERPEPEIED from the coding sequence ATGAGGACCAAGCTCGTCACCGTCATGCTCGGGCTGATGATCATCGCGATCTTCGCGACCGCGCTCAGTTCTTCGCATACGCTGAAGATCTCGATGACCAACCAGATCGATGACCAGCTCAATGCTTCATGGCCCACGATGGCCTACGGGCTTAACAAGGCCTACGTGAATTCCCTCGATGACAACGACGGCTCCGACGGGAACGGGGACTTCGACCCGACTTTGCTGGGCCTCAATAGCTCCTACGCCGACATCCGTGATGAAGAAGGCAAGATCGTCTACATCATGCCGCGTTCGCGGGTGAGCCCCAGCAGCACCTCGGATCTGCCGCTGCTCAATCCCCAGCAAATCGAGCAGCTGGCAGCCACCCCCCTGGTTCCTTCCACCGTGCCCGGCAGCTTCCCCACGTCCTCCGGCTGGCGAACCATGATGGTGCCGCTGGAAAGCAGCAACCTCAACCTGTTCCTGGCTCTGCCGCTGGATACCGTGAACTCCACGGTGCGCCAGACCGCAGTGCTGGTGCTTTCTACCGGGTTGCTCGCCGCACTGGTCATGTCCATGATCGCCTACGGCCTTACCGGCAGGTCGCTGCAGCCGTTGAACAACGTGGAGCGCACCGCCTCGATGATTGCCGCTGGTGACCTGTCCCAGCGTGTGAAGGACTATCCTTCGGAGACCGAGGTCGGCCGGCTCTCCCGTTCGCTGAACGCCATGCTGGCCCAGATTGAAAAGGCCTTCCATGACCGGGAGGCCTCTGAACGCAAGATGCGCCGCTTCATCCAGGATGCCTCGCATGAACTGCGCACTCCCCTGGTCACCATCCAGGGATACTCCGAGTTCTACCGCTACGGCGGCCTGGCGGACCCCGAAGCCATGGACTCGGCCATGGGGCGCATCGAAGCCGAATCCAAGCGCATGGCCCGCCTGGTTGAGGACCTGCTCATGCTTGCCCGCCTGGATGAGCAGCGCCCAATGGAGAAGCAGCCGGTGGATCTGCTGGTCCTGGGCCAGGACGCCGTGGAAGACACCAAGGTGCGGGCGCCAGACCGTGCCGTCAAGCTCGTCGGTTTGACCAGCGATCGCCCCAGCCCGGCAAGCACCGTGGGCGATGACGCTCGGATCCGCCAGATCATCGCCAATCTCCTGACCAATGCGCTGCGCTACACTCCCGAGGGCACGCCCCTGGAGATTGCCGTCGGGGTGCGTTCGCTGGTGGCCGGCGCCATGGACGCGGTCATCGAGATCAGGGACCACGGGCCCGGCATCCCAGAAGAAGATGCCAAGCGGATCTTTGAGCGCTTCTACCGCGCAGATAGCTCCCGCCAGCGGGAAACCGGCGGCTCGGGCCTCGGGCTGGCCATCGTTGCTGCCATCGTCCAGCAGCATGGCGGATCGGTCGCCTTGGCTGAAACTGCCGGTGGCGGTGCCACCATGTCCATTTCCCTGCCATACGTGCCACTGATCGAACGGCCAGAGCCGGAGATCGAAGACTGA
- a CDS encoding DUF3027 domain-containing protein, translating into MARKPKLDTILADAVDAARGALADIASAQEIGDHLGVMAEGERLVTHRFVSHKKGYQGWTWFATLARVPRAKVKDLTVCEVGIIAGDDSLLAPAWVPWADRLAKEEIEAAKAAEAAEESGESETDQPQDAGSDSDSESGQAADDASPAPEQDAEELDDADEPDDAESEDAPHKSPARRQVRRRRTAQRTAARRRAAQRNRTRKENQ; encoded by the coding sequence ATGGCCCGTAAACCCAAGTTGGACACCATCCTCGCCGACGCAGTGGACGCTGCACGCGGCGCGCTCGCCGATATTGCCAGCGCGCAAGAAATCGGCGACCACCTCGGGGTCATGGCGGAAGGTGAGCGACTTGTCACCCATCGTTTTGTCTCCCATAAAAAGGGGTATCAAGGATGGACCTGGTTCGCTACCCTCGCACGGGTTCCTCGGGCCAAGGTAAAGGATCTCACCGTCTGCGAAGTCGGCATCATTGCTGGTGACGATTCGCTTTTGGCTCCTGCCTGGGTGCCGTGGGCAGACCGGCTGGCCAAGGAAGAAATCGAAGCTGCCAAGGCCGCGGAAGCTGCCGAGGAATCCGGCGAGTCCGAAACCGACCAGCCGCAGGACGCCGGTTCGGACTCGGATTCCGAATCCGGCCAAGCCGCCGATGATGCATCGCCAGCCCCGGAGCAAGACGCCGAAGAGCTGGATGACGCCGATGAGCCGGATGACGCCGAATCGGAGGACGCACCGCACAAGTCGCCGGCACGACGTCAAGTTCGACGCCGTCGCACCGCTCAGCGCACCGCGGCCCGTCGGCGGGCAGCGCAGCGCAACCGCACGCGCAAAGAAAACCAATAG
- a CDS encoding response regulator transcription factor, translating to MSAKPTEAKLLVVDDEPNIRELLSTSLRFAGFEVVAAANGREALAAVEADEPDLAVLDVMLPDMDGFTITRKLRAAGRHFPVLFLTARDDTSDKVTGLTVGGDDYVTKPFSLDEVVARIRAVLRRTASGEEENATIVVADLELDDDAHEVRRAGEIIDLSPTEFKLLRYLMMNPNRVLSKSQILDHVWEYDFNGDASIVESYISYLRRKVDRPEWPALIQTKRGVGYLMRTPDRR from the coding sequence ATGAGTGCAAAACCCACTGAAGCAAAACTTCTCGTTGTTGACGACGAACCGAATATCCGCGAATTGCTCTCCACGTCGCTGCGTTTCGCCGGCTTCGAGGTTGTTGCAGCTGCCAACGGACGCGAGGCACTGGCCGCGGTCGAAGCAGACGAACCGGATCTGGCGGTCCTGGATGTCATGCTCCCGGACATGGATGGCTTCACCATTACCCGCAAGCTCCGCGCGGCAGGCCGCCATTTCCCGGTTCTGTTCCTCACCGCGCGTGATGACACCAGCGACAAGGTCACCGGCCTGACCGTCGGCGGCGATGACTACGTCACCAAGCCATTCAGCCTCGACGAGGTTGTGGCGCGCATCCGTGCCGTTCTGCGTCGCACCGCGAGCGGCGAAGAGGAGAATGCCACGATCGTCGTCGCCGATCTTGAGCTGGATGACGATGCCCATGAGGTGCGCCGTGCCGGAGAGATCATCGATCTGTCCCCCACGGAGTTCAAGCTGCTTCGCTACCTGATGATGAACCCCAACCGGGTGCTCTCCAAGTCGCAGATCCTGGATCATGTGTGGGAATACGACTTCAACGGCGACGCGTCGATCGTCGAGTCCTACATCTCCTACCTGCGCCGCAAGGTGGACCGTCCGGAATGGCCGGCCTTGATCCAGACCAAGCGCGGTGTCGGCTACCTGATGCGCACCCCGGATCGCCGCTAG
- a CDS encoding cold-shock protein, with the protein MPSGKVKWYEKAKGFGFITAEDGKEIYVNAAALPEGVHDLRPGTRLEFGVAEGRRGPQALSLRLLEQAPSVARAKRKKPEAEAVLIEDLIKLLDNVSNSLHKGRYPEQAYGKKVATVLRAVADDLDA; encoded by the coding sequence ATGCCTAGCGGCAAGGTTAAATGGTACGAAAAGGCCAAGGGCTTCGGTTTTATTACCGCAGAGGATGGCAAAGAGATCTACGTCAATGCGGCTGCGCTGCCCGAGGGCGTTCATGATTTGCGCCCTGGCACCAGATTGGAATTTGGTGTCGCTGAAGGCCGCCGTGGACCCCAGGCACTGAGTTTGCGCCTGCTGGAACAAGCTCCTTCGGTGGCGCGCGCCAAGCGCAAAAAGCCCGAAGCCGAAGCAGTTCTCATTGAAGATCTCATCAAGTTACTCGACAACGTTTCCAATAGCTTGCACAAGGGGCGTTATCCTGAACAGGCATATGGCAAGAAGGTAGCTACCGTGCTTCGTGCGGTAGCCGACGATCTGGACGCATAA
- a CDS encoding DUF4031 domain-containing protein, which yields MSILIDPPRWPAHGTVFAHLVSDTSLEELHQFAAQQEISPRAFDKDHYDVPAERYEQFVQAGAKEVTGGELVRALIASGLRIPAKYRPEKLNAILRRRWSRTLPTEPQLGQELLEMWSQDHRYYHDRVHLLSVLEAVDRLGEKLSPGELLLVQLAAWFHDAVYEGTSEDEFKSAVLARERLDGVLSPAAVGAISDLILLTAGHNPGETDRLGRILCDADLEVLARPEPAYQRYAHAIYQEYAHLPRHVLAEGRSKILSALLAKVSIYATAAGRERWESAARTNLGRELEHLQSWML from the coding sequence ATGAGCATTCTGATCGACCCGCCGCGTTGGCCTGCGCATGGCACCGTCTTTGCCCATTTGGTCTCGGACACCTCCCTGGAGGAACTCCATCAATTCGCCGCACAGCAGGAAATCTCGCCGCGGGCGTTCGACAAGGACCACTACGACGTCCCTGCAGAACGCTATGAACAGTTTGTCCAGGCCGGTGCGAAGGAAGTCACCGGCGGCGAGCTGGTGCGCGCGCTGATCGCCTCGGGCTTGCGAATCCCTGCCAAATACCGCCCTGAAAAGCTCAACGCCATATTGCGCCGGCGGTGGTCGCGGACGTTGCCGACCGAGCCGCAGCTAGGCCAGGAGCTGCTCGAGATGTGGTCCCAGGACCACCGTTATTATCATGACCGCGTCCATCTGCTTTCGGTGCTCGAAGCGGTGGATCGCCTCGGTGAAAAGCTTTCACCTGGAGAACTCCTGCTGGTACAGCTGGCGGCGTGGTTCCACGACGCGGTATATGAAGGGACCAGCGAGGATGAATTCAAATCTGCAGTGCTGGCACGTGAAAGACTAGACGGGGTGCTCTCTCCGGCTGCTGTTGGCGCGATCAGCGACCTGATCTTGCTGACCGCGGGACATAACCCGGGCGAAACGGACCGCCTGGGACGGATCTTGTGCGATGCGGACCTGGAAGTATTGGCCCGCCCCGAACCGGCCTATCAACGTTATGCCCATGCGATCTATCAAGAGTATGCCCACCTTCCCCGCCACGTTTTGGCTGAAGGTCGCAGCAAGATACTCTCGGCCCTGCTGGCCAAGGTCTCGATTTACGCTACGGCAGCTGGGCGCGAACGGTGGGAATCGGCTGCGCGGACCAACTTGGGTCGAGAGCTGGAGCATCTGCAGAGCTGGATGCTCTAG